Proteins encoded together in one Chryseobacterium sp. G0201 window:
- a CDS encoding SNF2-related protein has product MILDNENKNFKVHEWISSFTEEGRLDIVTGYFTIGALAWLSNEINSKISDYRFVLGDIVNISSSEEHPLDLLNENITIEASLKLSKLAKEAVAFLKQNNVSAKTLEPNFCHAKSYIFTPAKNDDRNKYFISGSSNLTEAGIGQKITSNIELNIAETGNNNQYKEMADWFETLWNKPQAHNQKTIISSDGVISKIDFKQYLINEIEQVFIKYSPRELYFKVLFEIFGNQLIDLENDVNFNRQLGKLENSVVFNLLYEFQKKGVLSLIRMLQKFNGAILADAVGLGKTWSALAVIKFFQLQGREIIVLCPKKLEHNWRRYLKNQDARFEKDQFDYFIRYHTDLDSKRMEKYVDRGDKLFSNDKPKLLVIDESHNLRNDKSGRYKFLVEKILKYNDDIKVLLLSATPINNSLNDIRNQFKLMVKGNIDGFNESLNVRNLDYSFRTAQKVFNDWRQELSPRIADFTRKLPANFFTLTDSLIVARTRKMVEGEQMNLSFPLKAKPINLFVTPRHLGNFESFEELFDHFPPMLSGYQPAFYLEIEKDEEKNILHDERQRDRFLVKMMYILMVKRLESSWSSFFSTVEKIKLHHENVLEKIRQYQAGKQNMLLSADEQILLEDDELIRDFEDLYLGKKRKISLLDIDSAGNLNAFKKDLKKDLDSLDHLFVNLEKFKGKIEKEILVPNNQRSTDDKLEALIQQINIKRASGYNNGNLKLVIFTVYKDTAEYLYSQLKERGFNRLAMVSGSGSLTSDSDKEVVNFEPILERFAPYTKLFKEREWGFQTAKSGIDAYHEWIEWISINNSRVNEIIQNPIDILIATDALSEGQNLQDADMVINYDIHWNPVRIIQRMGRIDRLGSPNSKIFGINFWPSNNINTYLNLQQRIEQRMAAMKLGGAEVDESFSETFAEMVRDESLDQRMTNRMLSQMQISFDDLEADETFGFDDLSLERYRQDLFEEYNRDKLKYQRMPKGVFTGFKANSQICSEEGLIALLGYPSRPSKSLTHEYKVFDLIYINKNGDSVMLNQKDVLNALAYHKGQYRFIPEAIDSGDEKEIGDLVNAIKSWLSTQATEEVIQEDGSIKKVMGKTAKDLLTKLRTGDKNALNDLKQNMKLEEKFQLDKFDLITWFLITV; this is encoded by the coding sequence ATGATTTTAGACAACGAGAATAAGAATTTTAAGGTACATGAATGGATATCTTCTTTTACTGAAGAGGGCAGATTGGATATTGTGACTGGATATTTCACGATCGGTGCCCTTGCATGGTTGTCGAATGAAATCAACAGTAAAATAAGCGATTACCGATTTGTTTTAGGTGATATTGTTAACATTAGTAGTTCTGAAGAGCACCCATTAGATCTGTTAAACGAAAATATAACAATCGAAGCATCTTTAAAATTAAGCAAATTAGCAAAAGAAGCTGTTGCTTTCTTAAAACAGAATAACGTTTCAGCAAAAACTCTTGAACCGAATTTTTGCCATGCGAAGAGTTATATCTTTACTCCCGCAAAGAATGATGATAGAAATAAGTATTTTATTTCTGGAAGCTCAAATCTTACTGAAGCTGGAATTGGGCAGAAAATCACGTCTAATATTGAGTTAAATATTGCTGAGACTGGGAACAATAACCAATATAAAGAAATGGCTGACTGGTTTGAGACATTATGGAACAAACCACAGGCTCATAATCAGAAAACAATAATTAGCAGTGATGGCGTAATTTCGAAAATTGACTTTAAGCAATATCTCATTAATGAGATAGAACAGGTATTCATTAAATATTCACCCAGGGAGTTATACTTCAAAGTCCTTTTTGAAATATTTGGAAATCAGCTTATTGATCTGGAAAATGACGTAAATTTTAATAGGCAATTAGGAAAGCTTGAAAATTCTGTTGTGTTTAACTTGTTATATGAATTCCAAAAAAAAGGTGTTTTAAGCTTGATAAGAATGCTTCAAAAATTTAATGGTGCTATTTTAGCAGATGCCGTTGGATTAGGGAAAACATGGAGCGCCTTAGCAGTTATTAAATTTTTTCAACTACAGGGACGCGAAATAATTGTTTTGTGCCCAAAAAAATTAGAGCATAACTGGAGGAGGTATTTGAAAAACCAAGATGCTCGTTTTGAGAAGGATCAATTTGATTATTTTATTAGGTATCATACTGATCTGGATTCTAAACGAATGGAAAAATACGTTGATAGAGGCGATAAACTTTTTAGCAATGATAAACCAAAATTATTAGTAATTGATGAAAGCCATAATTTAAGAAATGACAAATCTGGCAGATATAAATTTCTTGTAGAAAAAATTTTAAAATATAATGATGATATAAAAGTCCTGCTTTTATCAGCTACACCAATCAATAACTCGTTAAATGATATTAGAAATCAATTTAAGCTTATGGTTAAAGGTAATATTGATGGGTTTAATGAAAGTTTAAATGTTCGTAATCTAGATTACTCATTTCGAACAGCGCAGAAAGTGTTTAATGATTGGCGGCAAGAGTTATCACCTCGGATTGCTGACTTTACTAGAAAATTGCCAGCCAATTTTTTTACGTTGACAGATTCACTCATAGTTGCCCGTACCCGAAAAATGGTAGAAGGGGAGCAAATGAACTTGTCCTTTCCGTTAAAAGCAAAACCGATTAATTTATTTGTGACACCACGTCATTTAGGTAATTTTGAATCTTTCGAGGAGTTATTTGATCATTTTCCACCAATGCTTTCTGGCTATCAACCAGCTTTTTACTTAGAAATTGAGAAAGATGAAGAGAAAAATATTCTCCATGACGAAAGACAAAGAGATCGTTTTTTGGTTAAGATGATGTACATTCTAATGGTCAAAAGACTAGAATCTTCTTGGTCTTCATTTTTTTCGACAGTAGAAAAGATAAAATTGCATCATGAAAATGTTTTAGAAAAAATTAGGCAATATCAGGCAGGTAAGCAAAACATGTTATTATCTGCCGATGAACAAATTCTTTTAGAAGATGACGAATTAATTCGGGATTTTGAAGATTTGTATCTAGGTAAAAAACGAAAAATAAGTTTACTTGACATAGATTCAGCTGGAAACTTAAATGCATTTAAAAAAGATTTAAAAAAAGATCTTGATTCGTTGGATCATTTGTTTGTGAATCTTGAAAAATTTAAAGGTAAGATTGAAAAAGAAATTCTGGTTCCAAACAACCAGCGGTCAACAGATGATAAATTAGAAGCTTTAATCCAACAGATAAATATAAAACGTGCTTCAGGCTATAATAATGGCAATCTGAAGTTAGTGATTTTCACTGTCTACAAAGATACGGCAGAATACCTATATTCTCAACTTAAAGAGCGGGGGTTCAATAGGCTCGCAATGGTATCGGGTTCTGGTTCACTTACGAGTGACAGCGACAAGGAAGTTGTTAATTTTGAACCAATATTGGAACGTTTCGCTCCCTATACCAAACTCTTTAAAGAGCGTGAATGGGGTTTTCAAACTGCGAAAAGTGGGATCGATGCTTATCATGAATGGATTGAATGGATTTCTATAAATAATTCGCGTGTGAACGAAATTATCCAAAATCCTATTGATATTTTAATTGCAACCGATGCTCTAAGTGAGGGACAAAATCTACAAGATGCAGATATGGTCATAAATTATGATATTCATTGGAATCCAGTCCGCATTATTCAAAGAATGGGACGGATAGACCGATTAGGCAGTCCTAATTCAAAAATTTTTGGAATAAATTTTTGGCCTTCAAATAATATTAATACATACTTAAATCTTCAGCAGAGAATTGAACAGCGCATGGCAGCTATGAAACTGGGGGGAGCTGAAGTTGATGAAAGTTTTTCAGAGACTTTTGCAGAAATGGTTCGTGATGAGTCTTTAGATCAAAGAATGACCAACAGAATGTTGAGTCAAATGCAAATAAGTTTCGATGATCTAGAAGCTGACGAAACGTTCGGATTTGACGATCTTTCACTCGAACGTTATAGGCAGGATTTGTTTGAAGAATATAACCGTGATAAGTTAAAATATCAAAGAATGCCAAAAGGGGTGTTTACTGGTTTTAAAGCCAATTCTCAGATATGTTCTGAAGAAGGTTTGATTGCTTTACTTGGTTACCCTAGCAGACCAAGCAAGTCCTTAACTCATGAGTATAAGGTATTTGATTTAATTTATATTAATAAGAACGGTGATTCTGTGATGCTAAATCAAAAAGACGTGTTAAATGCGCTAGCATATCATAAGGGTCAATACCGTTTTATCCCTGAAGCAATTGATAGTGGAGATGAAAAAGAGATAGGTGATTTAGTTAATGCTATTAAATCATGGTTAAGCACTCAAGCAACAGAGGAAGTTATTCAAGAGGATGGCTCAATTAAAAAAGTGATGGGAAAAACAGCAAAAGATTTATTGACAAAACTACGGACAGGTGATAAAAATGCATTAAATGACTTAAAGCAAAATATGAAGCTTGAAGAAAAATTTCAATTGGATAAATTTGATCTAATAACCTGGTTTTTAATTACTGTATAA